The following proteins come from a genomic window of Terribacillus aidingensis:
- a CDS encoding aldehyde dehydrogenase family protein: MENFKHLNSQYIDGDWREGQSSVKMENRNPYNGELIATYQAASLDDLNEAYEASARVQKEWAKTNPVAQRAVFEKAVAYLEANHEAFVETIIEEIGGTRLKAEFEIGLVTNIIKEASTFPFRMNGQILPSPIDGKENRVYRVPVGVVGVISPFNFPFFLSMKSVATALAAGNGVVLKPHEHTAITGGTMIAKLFEEAGLPKGLLNVIVTEISEIGDNFVEHPIPRAVSFTGSTKVGKHIGMVAGKNLKEAHLELGGNSALVVLEDADMELAVSAAVFSRFTHQGQICMSANRLIVHEDVYDEFVEKYLAKVSTLTCGDPKDPSTIIGPLINEQQVKTTVALIEKGIEEGATPLIKGKVEGNIVEPVVFGDVTPDMTLANEELFAPVVSILKVKSDEEVLAYANNSDYGLSGAIHTRDVERGAELAKQMDTGMIHINDGTINDEPTVAFGGVKNSGLGRLNGEWSLDAFTTTKWISIQHDRRQYPYS; encoded by the coding sequence GTGGAAAATTTCAAGCATTTGAACAGTCAGTATATTGACGGAGACTGGCGTGAAGGCCAGAGCAGCGTGAAAATGGAGAACCGCAATCCATATAACGGTGAGCTTATCGCAACTTATCAAGCTGCCAGCTTGGATGATTTGAATGAGGCGTACGAAGCTTCTGCCCGGGTTCAGAAAGAATGGGCGAAAACGAACCCGGTAGCACAGCGTGCTGTCTTTGAAAAGGCAGTTGCTTATCTTGAAGCGAATCATGAGGCGTTTGTTGAGACTATCATTGAGGAAATTGGCGGTACAAGACTGAAAGCCGAATTCGAAATCGGCCTCGTTACAAATATCATCAAGGAAGCATCTACATTCCCATTCCGCATGAACGGCCAAATTCTTCCGTCACCGATTGATGGCAAGGAAAACCGTGTGTATCGTGTGCCGGTTGGAGTCGTGGGGGTAATCAGCCCATTCAACTTCCCATTCTTTCTATCAATGAAGTCTGTTGCAACTGCTTTGGCAGCAGGCAATGGTGTTGTGCTGAAGCCGCATGAACACACAGCCATCACTGGCGGTACGATGATTGCGAAGCTTTTCGAGGAAGCTGGTCTTCCGAAGGGCTTGCTGAATGTCATTGTGACAGAAATCAGTGAAATCGGTGATAACTTCGTAGAGCATCCGATTCCACGTGCTGTTTCCTTCACAGGCTCTACTAAAGTTGGTAAACATATCGGAATGGTAGCAGGTAAGAATTTGAAAGAGGCGCATTTGGAGCTTGGAGGTAACAGTGCATTGGTGGTTTTAGAGGATGCAGATATGGAACTTGCAGTCAGTGCAGCTGTATTCAGCCGTTTCACGCACCAGGGTCAAATCTGTATGTCTGCCAATCGCCTGATTGTGCATGAAGATGTGTATGATGAATTCGTTGAAAAGTATTTGGCGAAGGTTTCCACGCTTACTTGCGGTGATCCGAAAGATCCAAGCACAATCATCGGACCTCTTATCAACGAACAGCAAGTGAAAACGACGGTAGCATTGATTGAGAAGGGTATCGAAGAAGGTGCAACACCTTTAATCAAGGGTAAAGTAGAAGGAAACATTGTTGAGCCAGTAGTATTCGGCGATGTGACACCAGATATGACACTTGCAAACGAAGAACTGTTTGCCCCGGTCGTTAGCATCTTGAAAGTGAAAAGTGATGAAGAAGTGTTAGCTTATGCAAATAACAGTGACTATGGCTTGAGTGGTGCAATTCATACAAGAGATGTAGAGCGCGGCGCTGAGCTTGCGAAACAAATGGATACTGGTATGATCCACATCAATGACGGTACAATCAATGATGAACCGACAGTCGCATTTGGCGGCGTGAAGAACTCCGGACTTGGCCGCCTGAATGGCGAGTGGAGCCTCGATGCATTCACAACGACAAAATGGATCAGCATTCAGCACGATCGCAGACAATATCCGTATAGCTAA
- a CDS encoding cupin domain-containing protein, which produces MYYRNPSHFYGYPSPNDWRNYQRQQPIHDHGNSPYVVDIEQAAEHNRFFRTAIWTGKHLQVTLMSIRPGEDIGLERHPNVDQFLRIESGRGLVQMGPRRDNLNYRQYVEDDFAIFVPAGTWHNVTNTSQAPLKLYSIYAPPEHPYGTIHRTKQEAMAAE; this is translated from the coding sequence ATGTATTATAGAAATCCGTCCCACTTTTACGGGTACCCAAGTCCAAACGATTGGCGCAATTATCAGCGGCAGCAGCCGATACATGATCACGGAAATTCACCATATGTTGTCGACATCGAACAAGCTGCAGAGCATAATCGCTTCTTCCGGACAGCTATCTGGACTGGAAAACATCTTCAAGTGACATTGATGAGTATCCGTCCAGGAGAAGATATCGGCTTGGAGAGGCATCCGAATGTTGATCAATTCCTTCGCATTGAATCTGGGCGAGGACTAGTCCAAATGGGTCCTAGGAGAGACAACTTAAACTATCGGCAATATGTCGAAGATGATTTTGCCATCTTTGTCCCAGCTGGCACATGGCACAACGTTACAAATACCAGTCAAGCCCCTTTGAAGCTGTACTCAATTTACGCTCCGCCTGAGCATCCCTACGGCACAATCCACCGAACCAAACAGGAAGCCATGGCCGCAGAATAG